A genome region from Candidatus Zixiibacteriota bacterium includes the following:
- the motA gene encoding flagellar motor stator protein MotA: MFIFIGIIIVFGSVLGGFVLEGGHILALHQPVEILIIGGAALGALLISTPLQVLKAIISQLLGILKGGLGKKDYLDLLVMMFEMFNIARKDGLIGLENHVEHPEESEIFKKYPKFLADHHAVAFFADTMRVIISGAVQPHDLEDLMDNDIETLHEEEARPADAMNSVADALPGLGIVAAVLGIVITMAAIDGPPEIIGHKVGAALVGTFLGILGSYGFVGPMSGAMKHRLNDGKQYLTCMKLALLSFHKGVAGVIAVEFARRSLYAEVRPGFTELEEACNETKRS, encoded by the coding sequence ATGTTTATTTTCATCGGAATCATCATTGTTTTCGGCTCCGTTCTTGGTGGCTTCGTTCTGGAAGGCGGCCACATCCTCGCACTTCATCAACCTGTAGAGATTCTGATAATCGGTGGGGCGGCACTGGGAGCACTGCTTATTTCGACACCCCTTCAGGTTCTCAAGGCTATAATCTCTCAGTTGCTTGGGATTCTCAAAGGTGGTCTGGGTAAGAAGGACTATCTGGACCTTTTGGTTATGATGTTCGAGATGTTCAATATCGCGCGAAAGGACGGCTTAATTGGTCTTGAGAATCATGTTGAGCACCCGGAGGAGAGCGAGATATTCAAGAAATATCCCAAGTTCCTCGCCGACCACCACGCGGTAGCATTCTTTGCTGATACGATGCGCGTTATCATTTCCGGCGCAGTGCAACCCCACGATCTTGAAGATCTAATGGACAATGATATTGAGACCCTCCATGAAGAGGAAGCGCGTCCAGCCGACGCTATGAATTCGGTGGCCGACGCTCTGCCCGGGTTGGGTATCGTCGCGGCGGTACTTGGAATTGTCATTACCATGGCAGCCATCGACGGCCCTCCAGAGATAATCGGACACAAGGTGGGTGCTGCGCTGGTGGGTACTTTTCTGGGTATTCTGGGTTCTTATGGATTTGTGGGTCCCATGTCAGGCGCTATGAAACACCGTCTCAACGATGGCAAGCAGTACCTTACTTGTATGAAGCTGGCTCTGTTGTCATTCCATAAGGGTGTGGCCGGTGTAATTGCGGTTGAGTTTGCCCGACGTTCTCTTTATGCGGAAGTTCGTCCCGGCTTCACCGAGTTGGAAGAAGCTTGTAACGAGACCAAGCGGAGCTAA
- a CDS encoding cation:proton antiporter, producing MDVLLELIVILLAAKLGGDLFERIKAPAVLGELVMGMIIGNLHLLGVDVFEPFKHNMTLETLAEIGVIILLFEVGLESTVRGMLKVGLVSFMVAMFGVIVPFFLGWGVGVWFLPEESVYVHVFIGATLTATSVGITARVLKDINKIHTREAKIILGAAVIDDIMGLIILAVITGIITAISAGSSEGVSSGTVLFIIGKAVGFIVGAVVIGAWVLPAFFKFGFRLKGKGVLLSFALLVCFLLAYLAGKVGLAPIVGAFAAGLILEEVWFKDYHDRGEHSIEELIAPIATFLVPIFFVRMGMLVDLTTFGEVSILGFAAVLTIAAIVGKQVCSLAILDKTTNRIAIGLGMIPRGEVGLIFAGIGAKLMLDGHPVISSSTYSAVVIMVIITTLVTPPALIFSMLRGDRKAARSLKGAQTEG from the coding sequence CTGGATGTTCTTCTGGAACTGATTGTGATCCTTCTGGCAGCCAAGCTTGGTGGCGATCTCTTTGAACGGATCAAGGCTCCGGCTGTGCTCGGGGAACTCGTGATGGGGATGATCATTGGCAATCTACATTTGCTCGGCGTTGATGTGTTCGAACCTTTCAAACACAACATGACCCTTGAAACGCTCGCTGAAATCGGCGTCATCATCCTGCTGTTTGAGGTGGGTCTCGAATCGACCGTTCGAGGTATGCTGAAGGTTGGTCTCGTCTCCTTCATGGTCGCCATGTTCGGTGTGATTGTCCCCTTCTTCCTCGGCTGGGGCGTGGGCGTATGGTTCTTGCCTGAGGAATCAGTGTATGTCCATGTTTTCATCGGAGCGACACTGACCGCAACTTCGGTTGGTATCACTGCCCGAGTTCTAAAGGATATAAATAAGATACACACGCGAGAAGCGAAGATCATCCTCGGTGCGGCTGTGATCGACGACATAATGGGACTGATAATCCTGGCCGTGATCACCGGTATTATTACTGCCATATCAGCCGGATCGTCCGAAGGAGTCTCATCCGGTACCGTTCTTTTCATTATCGGGAAGGCTGTTGGATTCATAGTCGGGGCGGTTGTGATTGGTGCCTGGGTGTTGCCGGCCTTTTTCAAGTTCGGCTTCCGGCTCAAAGGAAAAGGCGTACTGCTGTCCTTTGCGCTGCTGGTCTGTTTCCTGCTGGCCTATCTGGCGGGTAAAGTAGGTCTGGCTCCAATCGTTGGCGCTTTCGCAGCCGGTTTGATTTTGGAAGAGGTCTGGTTCAAGGACTATCATGATCGGGGTGAACACTCAATCGAGGAATTGATAGCGCCTATTGCCACCTTCCTGGTACCGATATTCTTTGTGCGGATGGGTATGCTGGTCGATCTGACAACTTTTGGAGAGGTCTCGATTCTTGGCTTCGCAGCGGTTTTGACCATCGCAGCAATAGTTGGTAAACAGGTATGTTCGCTGGCGATTCTTGACAAAACGACTAATCGGATTGCGATCGGTTTGGGCATGATCCCTCGTGGCGAGGTGGGACTTATTTTTGCCGGTATTGGTGCCAAACTGATGCTCGATGGACATCCGGTCATCTCCAGTAGCACATATTCGGCAGTTGTTATTATGGTTATCATCACGACTTTGGTGACACCTCCGGCTTTGATATTCTCGATGCTACGAGGAGACCGAAAAGCGGCGCGATCTCTCAAAGGCGCTCAGACCGAAGGATGA
- a CDS encoding protein kinase has translation MSESYNLNPLIMDIELTDPKDNPDKKQSDQELDSHIDDVTKTVASSLMSDKLDPHHPKKIGQYIIRRVIASGGMGTVFEALQENPRRPVAIKVIKGGDASETAVSRLEYEAQMLARLRHPGIAEIYEAGTYDDHGTEVPYFAMEYIPNARTITEYAKLKKLSVDERLELFLQVCDAVNSGHQKGVVHRDLKPDNILVDSHNRIRVIDFGLARATDSDLRQTNVQTEVGQIIGSLQYMSPEQFEADSSDLDTRSDVYSLGVVLHELLSGTLPYDLKAKKVYEIASIVREKAPNGLNKSGVKVAAEVDIILQKCLRKEREMRYQTAYGLHQDISRYLSGDAIVARSPSLAYQMRVFTRKNKLLVGSFASALVLLIAGSIVSTTLLVRVSEESEKAKRANGFLTNLFETAVPYGYGKPVPISRMLDEASKSLDGAFPDNPEVESDISHSLGTGYSWCEKYSEAREHLNLALSLRKETLGERHPKTRETLLQLRLLNSVTGGHKNDLAVCKEICRIDIANYGVKSVNTLNSKLSLAYGMERAGRISEALKVVQDTRALYLSDHSDNLELGNEIDRDLSWFLLQSGSFAEAEEVARTALEFARTRIEDGWPTESSKSHLAAALIAQGKLAEATELYGDFPTYPTLDKEYDIQGNLDPDKSDVLLIMFWEAWCPFCDARVGKLENLYRQYHNYGIDMVGVTQITQTSTREKCEEFIRRNSITFPMIKESGKAYKHFNITGWPNVRLIYKGRLIWEQKVESSQLISRHMLEGIVKSQQSSVIPN, from the coding sequence TTGAGTGAGAGTTACAATCTCAACCCGTTGATTATGGACATAGAATTGACTGATCCCAAAGATAATCCAGACAAGAAACAATCAGATCAGGAATTGGATTCTCACATTGACGATGTGACCAAAACCGTTGCTTCCTCTCTTATGAGTGACAAACTGGATCCGCATCATCCAAAGAAAATCGGTCAGTATATCATAAGACGCGTCATTGCTTCTGGTGGCATGGGTACTGTTTTTGAAGCATTACAGGAAAACCCTCGTCGGCCAGTGGCGATCAAAGTGATTAAGGGGGGCGATGCATCTGAGACAGCTGTCAGCCGTCTAGAGTATGAAGCTCAGATGCTGGCGAGACTGCGCCATCCGGGAATAGCTGAGATCTACGAAGCTGGCACCTACGATGATCACGGTACCGAGGTACCGTATTTTGCGATGGAGTACATTCCCAACGCCAGGACGATAACAGAATACGCTAAACTGAAGAAACTTTCGGTGGATGAGCGGCTCGAATTATTCCTGCAGGTGTGTGACGCAGTGAATTCTGGTCACCAGAAGGGAGTGGTGCATCGTGACCTGAAGCCAGATAACATCCTAGTAGATTCTCATAATAGAATCCGGGTCATTGACTTTGGTCTGGCTCGAGCAACAGATTCAGACTTACGTCAGACAAATGTGCAGACTGAGGTGGGACAGATAATTGGATCACTTCAGTATATGAGTCCGGAACAATTTGAGGCTGATTCAAGTGATCTTGATACGAGGAGTGATGTTTATTCCCTCGGCGTTGTCCTTCATGAATTATTGTCGGGGACCCTGCCCTATGATTTGAAGGCCAAAAAGGTGTATGAAATTGCCAGCATTGTTCGGGAAAAAGCGCCGAATGGCTTGAACAAGAGTGGCGTAAAGGTAGCCGCCGAAGTCGACATCATCTTGCAAAAGTGCTTGAGAAAAGAACGGGAAATGCGTTACCAGACAGCCTACGGGTTACATCAAGACATTAGCAGGTATCTATCAGGAGATGCTATCGTCGCTCGTTCGCCGAGTCTGGCCTACCAGATGAGAGTCTTCACGCGCAAAAACAAGTTGCTGGTAGGATCGTTTGCTTCGGCCTTGGTGTTGTTAATCGCCGGTTCAATTGTGTCCACCACTCTTCTCGTTCGGGTATCTGAGGAATCGGAAAAAGCAAAGAGAGCCAATGGATTCTTAACCAATCTATTTGAAACTGCAGTCCCATACGGATATGGTAAGCCGGTTCCTATAAGTCGTATGTTGGACGAGGCATCAAAGTCACTTGACGGTGCTTTCCCTGACAATCCTGAAGTCGAATCAGATATAAGTCACTCTCTTGGTACAGGCTACTCGTGGTGTGAAAAATACAGTGAGGCTCGTGAGCACCTGAATCTCGCTCTATCGTTAAGGAAAGAGACGCTGGGTGAAAGGCATCCCAAAACTAGAGAAACGCTCTTACAACTGAGATTGCTAAACAGTGTGACAGGGGGACATAAGAATGACCTTGCTGTCTGCAAAGAGATCTGCAGGATAGATATCGCTAATTATGGGGTTAAGAGTGTAAACACTCTCAATTCCAAGTTGAGTTTAGCTTATGGCATGGAGAGAGCTGGTAGGATTTCTGAAGCATTGAAAGTGGTGCAAGACACACGGGCGCTGTACCTCAGTGATCATTCAGATAATTTGGAATTAGGGAATGAAATCGATCGAGACCTGTCATGGTTCTTACTCCAAAGCGGGAGCTTTGCCGAGGCTGAAGAGGTAGCGCGAACGGCTTTGGAATTTGCAAGAACAAGAATTGAGGATGGTTGGCCCACCGAAAGCAGCAAAAGCCATCTGGCTGCGGCCTTAATAGCCCAGGGAAAACTTGCTGAAGCTACCGAGTTGTATGGAGATTTCCCCACCTATCCAACCTTGGATAAGGAATATGATATTCAAGGAAACCTGGACCCTGATAAGAGTGACGTTCTGCTGATAATGTTCTGGGAGGCGTGGTGTCCTTTCTGTGATGCAAGAGTAGGAAAGCTGGAGAACCTGTATAGACAGTATCACAATTATGGAATTGACATGGTTGGAGTAACACAGATCACACAGACAAGTACCAGAGAAAAATGCGAAGAGTTTATTAGAAGGAATAGTATTACTTTCCCAATGATTAAAGAGAGTGGAAAAGCCTACAAGCATTTCAATATTACCGGATGGCCTAATGTAAGATTGATTTACAAAGGAAGACTAATCTGGGAACAAAAAGTCGAATCGTCCCAACTGATCTCCAGGCATATGCTTGAAGGGATAGTCAAGTCTCAGCAATCCTCTGTTATCCCCAATTAA
- a CDS encoding OmpA family protein has product MVDDNQQPIIIKRIKKGHGGHHGGAWKVAFADFMTAMMAFFLVMWLVGQAPEVREAVAGHFRDPGKFKSQGSSGVLKGSKGVIPAADISIGARQSTPEQKSQGPSDIEKKEMSQTAMNIIRELRKQEAFGKLKDNIKVQLTSEGLRIILNESEDAPAFFEPGSAKLLQKSAVILMTIAGELGTLSNRLVIEGHTDAGFTGNRDYTNWELSADRANAARQLLEVSGLYAEQVQEVRGFADHYPMIVDSPNDPRNRRVTIVVLYQERANHYDQIEVGTDLMQQASSG; this is encoded by the coding sequence ATGGTTGACGACAACCAACAACCGATAATCATAAAACGCATCAAGAAGGGGCACGGTGGTCACCACGGTGGAGCCTGGAAAGTTGCTTTTGCCGATTTCATGACAGCCATGATGGCTTTCTTTCTTGTCATGTGGCTGGTTGGTCAAGCACCCGAGGTACGCGAAGCTGTGGCAGGACATTTTCGGGATCCGGGTAAGTTCAAGAGTCAAGGTAGTTCAGGGGTTTTGAAAGGCTCAAAAGGTGTGATCCCGGCCGCTGACATTTCCATCGGAGCGCGTCAGTCAACGCCAGAGCAGAAATCGCAGGGACCGTCTGATATTGAGAAGAAAGAGATGAGTCAGACGGCCATGAATATCATCCGGGAGTTACGAAAACAAGAGGCTTTTGGGAAGCTCAAGGACAACATCAAAGTTCAGTTGACATCGGAAGGACTCCGAATAATTTTGAACGAGTCCGAGGATGCACCGGCCTTTTTCGAACCCGGCTCGGCCAAGCTTTTGCAGAAAAGCGCAGTTATCCTGATGACTATCGCCGGGGAACTGGGTACGCTGTCCAACCGCCTGGTCATTGAAGGGCACACCGATGCAGGTTTTACCGGTAACCGGGATTACACCAACTGGGAACTCTCCGCCGATCGGGCCAACGCCGCCCGACAGTTGCTGGAAGTATCCGGGCTTTATGCGGAGCAGGTGCAGGAAGTGCGCGGCTTCGCAGATCATTATCCCATGATAGTCGACTCACCCAACGATCCTCGCAATCGTCGTGTCACGATCGTGGTCTTGTACCAGGAACGCGCCAACCATTACGATCAGATTGAAGTAGGAACTGACCTGATGCAGCAGGCATCGTCCGGTTAA